One genomic window of Prochlorococcus sp. MIT 0603 includes the following:
- the recF gene encoding DNA replication/repair protein RecF (All proteins in this family for which functions are known are DNA-binding proteins that assist the filamentation of RecA onto DNA for the initiation of recombination or recombinational repair.), whose amino-acid sequence MLQQLELINFRSYRRLKLTLAEKRLLVIGPNGVGKSNLLEAVELLGTLRSHRSSSDQDLIYWNEDSAMLRAITSNDDQLALECRKKGGRKAYRNGKYLSRQLDLLGPLRCVSFSALDLNLVRSEPSLRRNWLDRVVQQLEPIYGDLISRFNRLLRQRNQLWRKWKESSQRDNYALLDAFDAQMALVSTRIHRRRKRALNHLQPLAAKWQKRLSKGQELLELQYLPGSILEGDEKELDWRLSIEKQLAKQRDDEERLGVCKVGPHRDEVVFLLNSAPARKFGSAGQQRTLVLALKLAELELVGSIYQDLPILVLDDVFAELDPMRQFLLLEGVGEDHQCLISATHLDAFEGNWKKQSQILELGLHQDQVLEVG is encoded by the coding sequence ATCCTTCAGCAACTAGAACTGATTAATTTCCGTAGCTACAGACGCTTAAAACTGACATTAGCGGAAAAACGTCTTTTGGTAATAGGTCCTAATGGTGTGGGTAAATCAAACCTTTTAGAGGCGGTTGAGTTGCTTGGCACCTTACGTTCCCACCGCTCTAGCAGTGATCAAGATTTAATTTATTGGAATGAAGATAGTGCGATGCTTCGTGCTATTACAAGTAATGATGACCAACTTGCATTGGAGTGTAGGAAAAAAGGAGGAAGAAAGGCTTATCGCAATGGTAAATATTTGTCACGTCAATTGGATTTATTAGGACCACTTAGATGTGTAAGCTTTAGCGCACTTGATTTAAACTTGGTTAGAAGTGAACCATCACTTCGGCGGAATTGGTTGGATAGAGTTGTTCAGCAATTAGAGCCCATTTATGGCGATCTAATATCACGATTTAATAGATTGTTGCGGCAGAGAAACCAGCTTTGGCGTAAATGGAAAGAGTCTTCCCAGAGAGATAACTATGCTCTTTTAGATGCTTTTGATGCTCAAATGGCACTTGTAAGCACTAGGATTCATCGCCGCCGTAAAAGGGCATTGAATCATTTACAACCTCTTGCGGCTAAATGGCAGAAAAGACTTAGTAAGGGGCAAGAGCTGCTGGAACTGCAATATTTACCTGGCAGTATTTTGGAAGGAGATGAGAAAGAATTGGATTGGAGATTATCTATTGAAAAACAGCTTGCTAAGCAGCGTGATGATGAGGAGAGATTGGGAGTTTGTAAAGTAGGTCCTCATCGAGATGAAGTCGTTTTTTTGCTTAATAGTGCTCCAGCAAGGAAGTTTGGATCTGCTGGGCAGCAACGAACTCTTGTTTTGGCTTTGAAATTAGCCGAGTTGGAATTAGTGGGATCCATATATCAAGATCTTCCTATACTGGTGTTGGATGATGTTTTTGCTGAATTGGATCCAATGCGACAGTTTTTACTTCTTGAAGGAGTTGGAGAGGATCATCAATGTTTAATTAGTGCAACACATTTGGATGCATTTGAAGGGAATTGGAAAAAGCAATCTCAGATTCTTGAATTAGGATTACATCAGGATCAAGTTCTTGAAGTCGGTTAA
- the crtD gene encoding C-3',4' desaturase CrtD: MIEQSVIVIGGGIAGLTAGALLAHEGYKVTLLESHIQPGGCAGTFTRGPYVFDVGATQVAGFEKGGIHERIFRHLKCPLPVAEILDPACIVDLRDGNEPISLWHDPYKWKEECKKHFPGSDRFWSLCRQLHRSNWAFTGAEPILPVRNLWDFKQFISASRSINVLTGLFSLSSIEDLLWVCSCNQDQRLRNFLDCQLKLYSQKPSNQTSALYGATVLQMAQAPLGLWHLQGSMQKLSDSLLACLRRDGGNVYLGHKVVGLQKDYQRNCWNIDVIKSKNVSLQFQTSDVIFTLPPQSLLTLISNWSNLPTNYRHTLETLPKPSGAIVFFGAINRSNLPDNFSGHIQLVVDQIGSLFLSVSHDGDGRAPFGQATVIASAFTDVLSWNSFNEVQYRQSKHLALKKIVETLNIEFSIDSQSWLHKELATPRSFAKWTGRPQGIVGGLGQTPTTFGPFGLSSRTPLEGLWLCGDSIYPGEGTAGVSQSAVMACRQLAFDHGRLFTLIK; this comes from the coding sequence ATGATTGAGCAATCAGTAATTGTCATAGGTGGAGGAATTGCTGGTTTAACTGCAGGAGCATTACTAGCACATGAAGGCTACAAGGTTACTTTGCTTGAGTCACATATTCAGCCAGGAGGTTGCGCAGGAACCTTTACTAGAGGACCTTATGTATTTGATGTAGGCGCTACTCAAGTTGCGGGTTTTGAAAAAGGTGGTATTCATGAGCGGATATTCCGGCATCTTAAGTGTCCTTTACCTGTTGCTGAGATTCTAGATCCAGCATGCATTGTGGATCTTCGTGATGGTAATGAACCAATCTCTCTTTGGCATGATCCATATAAATGGAAAGAAGAGTGTAAAAAACATTTTCCTGGAAGTGATCGTTTTTGGTCTTTATGTCGTCAATTGCATCGTAGTAATTGGGCATTTACTGGCGCAGAGCCTATTTTGCCTGTAAGAAATCTATGGGATTTCAAGCAGTTTATTTCTGCCAGCCGGTCAATAAATGTTTTAACAGGACTTTTCAGTTTGTCATCTATTGAAGATTTACTTTGGGTTTGTTCATGTAATCAGGATCAACGATTAAGAAACTTTCTTGATTGTCAATTAAAACTTTATTCCCAAAAGCCAAGTAATCAAACATCTGCGTTGTATGGTGCAACGGTTTTGCAGATGGCACAGGCTCCATTGGGTTTATGGCATCTTCAAGGATCTATGCAGAAGCTTAGTGATTCTTTACTCGCGTGCTTGCGTAGAGATGGAGGGAATGTTTATTTAGGACATAAGGTAGTTGGCTTGCAGAAAGATTATCAAAGGAATTGTTGGAATATTGATGTAATAAAGAGTAAAAATGTCTCATTACAATTTCAAACATCTGATGTGATATTTACTCTTCCTCCTCAATCTCTTTTAACTTTAATATCCAATTGGAGTAATTTACCTACGAATTATAGGCATACTTTAGAGACACTACCTAAACCTAGTGGTGCCATTGTGTTTTTTGGTGCAATTAATAGAAGTAATCTTCCTGATAATTTCTCAGGTCATATACAGTTGGTAGTAGACCAGATAGGTTCATTATTTCTTTCTGTTAGTCATGATGGAGATGGTCGTGCTCCTTTTGGTCAAGCAACTGTTATTGCAAGTGCTTTTACTGATGTTTTATCCTGGAATTCTTTTAATGAAGTTCAATATCGACAATCTAAACATTTAGCTTTAAAGAAGATTGTAGAAACTCTCAATATTGAATTTTCCATTGATTCTCAGAGCTGGCTGCACAAGGAATTAGCTACTCCAAGAAGCTTTGCTAAATGGACAGGTCGTCCACAGGGCATTGTAGGTGGATTGGGCCAGACTCCTACAACCTTTGGACCTTTTGGATTATCCAGTCGAACTCCTCTAGAAGGTTTATGGTTATGTGGTGATTCCATTTACCCAGGGGAAGGGACAGCAGGAGTAAGTCAATCTGCTGTGATGGCATGCCGACAGTTAGCTTTTGACCATGGCCGGTTATTTACTTTAATAAAATAA
- a CDS encoding fructosamine kinase family protein produces MNLLEKILSQKGPLYGEKVSAVKPVHGGCIHNAWKITLESGREVFVKTSPSKCFKMLEFEAQGLNAINQKINKDFLIVPKPFSVEILDNTAILLMPWLDLQQGDERKLGQGLAILHKHSTDNNENRFGWDTDGFIGYSPQLGGWSESWGEFFVNMRLGPQIKMANKWGFNCINKEIYPKLIQYLERHNPMPSLVHGDLWKGNCAIHKNGKGIIFDPAVWFADREVDIAMTHLFGGFSNSFYEGYEEIWKLPDDNKERIDIYNLYHLLNHANLFGGNYKESCFLSLRKIKKFLDKRFF; encoded by the coding sequence ATGAATCTCCTAGAAAAAATCTTAAGTCAAAAAGGACCTCTTTATGGGGAAAAAGTGAGCGCTGTTAAACCAGTACATGGAGGATGTATTCATAATGCCTGGAAAATAACTTTAGAGAGTGGCAGAGAAGTTTTTGTAAAAACTTCACCTAGCAAATGTTTCAAGATGCTTGAATTCGAAGCTCAAGGTCTTAATGCAATAAACCAAAAGATAAACAAAGATTTTTTAATAGTTCCAAAACCATTCTCTGTTGAAATACTTGATAATACTGCGATCTTATTAATGCCTTGGTTGGATTTACAGCAAGGTGATGAAAGAAAATTAGGACAAGGTCTTGCAATACTGCACAAGCATTCAACAGACAATAATGAAAACCGTTTTGGATGGGATACTGATGGGTTTATTGGATACAGTCCTCAGCTGGGTGGCTGGAGTGAAAGCTGGGGTGAATTCTTTGTAAATATGAGATTAGGGCCTCAAATCAAAATGGCAAATAAATGGGGTTTTAATTGCATCAACAAAGAGATATATCCAAAATTAATTCAATATTTAGAAAGACATAATCCAATGCCATCATTAGTTCATGGAGATTTATGGAAAGGTAATTGTGCTATTCACAAAAATGGAAAAGGGATCATTTTCGATCCTGCTGTGTGGTTCGCAGATAGAGAGGTAGATATTGCAATGACACACCTTTTTGGTGGTTTCTCTAACTCCTTTTATGAAGGATACGAAGAGATATGGAAACTACCTGATGACAACAAAGAGCGAATTGATATATATAATTTGTACCATTTACTAAATCACGCAAACCTATTTGGTGGAAATTATAAAGAAAGCTGCTTTTTAAGCTTGAGAAAAATTAAGAAATTTCTAGATAAAAGATTTTTTTAA
- the larE gene encoding ATP-dependent sacrificial sulfur transferase LarE translates to MLKLQDQLAKSNLDHLDLLRNSIKSLEKICVAYSGGVDSSLVAAIAKEQLGSNAIAITGVSPALAQHLLEEARLQAKWIGIDHKECKTNELKDPHYRNNPIDRCFACKKELHAHLLQIASKFSKAQVIDGVNADDLKDYRPGIRAANLAGVRSPLAELNINKDSIRQISKALGFPWWDKPAQPCLASRFTYGDPISSERLKQVAKAEKWLIDHGYPNVRVRIQGLTGRIEVPSYQIDDLLISSKRKEIVDFFLSIGFSSISVDLEGLVSGKLNRNTI, encoded by the coding sequence ATGCTAAAGCTACAAGATCAACTTGCAAAGTCAAACCTTGATCATCTTGATCTTTTAAGAAACTCAATTAAAAGCCTTGAAAAAATCTGTGTTGCCTATTCGGGAGGTGTGGACAGTTCCCTAGTAGCCGCTATAGCAAAAGAACAATTAGGTTCAAATGCTATTGCAATAACAGGCGTATCACCCGCACTTGCTCAGCATCTTCTTGAAGAAGCTCGCTTACAAGCTAAGTGGATTGGAATAGATCATAAAGAATGTAAAACCAATGAACTAAAAGACCCTCATTATAGAAACAATCCAATAGATCGATGCTTTGCATGCAAAAAAGAACTTCATGCACATCTTCTACAAATTGCTTCAAAGTTCTCCAAAGCCCAGGTAATAGATGGAGTCAATGCAGATGATTTAAAAGACTATCGACCAGGTATCCGAGCAGCAAATTTAGCAGGAGTGCGATCTCCTTTGGCAGAGCTAAATATAAACAAAGATTCTATTCGTCAAATTTCAAAAGCCCTGGGTTTTCCATGGTGGGACAAACCCGCTCAACCTTGCCTAGCTTCTCGGTTCACATATGGCGATCCTATAAGTTCAGAACGACTCAAACAAGTAGCCAAAGCTGAAAAATGGTTAATTGATCATGGATATCCTAATGTAAGAGTAAGAATCCAAGGCTTAACAGGTAGGATTGAAGTGCCTTCTTACCAGATTGATGATTTATTGATTAGCTCTAAAAGGAAAGAAATTGTTGATTTTTTCTTATCTATTGGGTTCTCTTCAATTAGCGTAGATCTAGAGGGCTTAGTCAGTGGTAAATTAAATAGAAATACTATTTAA
- the speD gene encoding adenosylmethionine decarboxylase, with the protein MRESNFEASGEIIGRHCILELYQCDPCKLNDEPYIRTTLSSASKVAGAKLLNMITHRFQPQGITGLALLAESHISIHTWPESQYAAIDVFTCGHKMLPEKACEFLSREFDSTTHSLKSFDRETSIKTDHLNRKF; encoded by the coding sequence ATGAGGGAATCTAATTTTGAAGCTTCCGGTGAAATCATAGGTAGGCATTGTATTCTTGAGCTTTACCAATGTGACCCTTGCAAACTGAATGATGAGCCATATATTAGGACAACTCTTAGTTCAGCATCAAAGGTTGCAGGCGCAAAGCTGCTGAATATGATTACTCATAGATTTCAACCTCAAGGAATAACAGGTTTAGCCCTGTTAGCGGAATCCCATATTTCGATTCATACATGGCCCGAAAGTCAATATGCAGCAATAGATGTATTTACTTGTGGACATAAGATGTTACCTGAAAAAGCATGTGAATTCTTATCTAGAGAGTTTGATTCCACAACTCATTCTCTGAAGAGCTTTGATAGAGAGACATCAATCAAAACTGATCATCTTAATAGAAAGTTTTAA
- the moeB gene encoding molybdopterin-synthase adenylyltransferase MoeB, with product MNLQNKESFKLNSDELERFARHLVLPEIGESGQQKLKNSSVICIGSGGLGSSLLLYLAGAGIGNIGIVDSDIVEKSNLQRQIIHSTSSIGQLKIISAKSRILGINPNCNVQIFDTLLTDKNALEIINQFDVICDCTDNFESRYLVNDVSTILGKPNVYGAIARFEGQSTVFNLNKNSPNFRDLIPIPPPKDLLPSCSEAGVLGILPGIIGIIQATESIKIITGIGEILDGRVLVFDALRMKFKELSLKKNKSNPTIKKLSNYKNIYTQKNNVQSSIKNISVQQLKNLIDNNNSDILLLDVRTLVENKIQSISSSILIPLENLTNKEDIEKINNIALKKTVYVHCKSGSRSVKAIEILGKHGIQAINVLGGIDAWNKAGFQMKSSI from the coding sequence ATGAATTTGCAAAATAAAGAGAGCTTCAAATTAAATTCAGATGAACTAGAAAGATTTGCAAGGCATCTTGTATTACCAGAAATAGGTGAAAGTGGTCAACAAAAACTTAAAAATAGTTCTGTAATTTGTATAGGTTCTGGAGGGCTTGGATCATCACTTCTGCTTTACCTTGCAGGAGCTGGTATTGGCAATATTGGAATTGTTGACTCTGACATAGTGGAGAAATCAAATCTCCAAAGACAAATTATCCATAGCACAAGTTCCATTGGTCAGCTAAAAATAATCTCTGCTAAATCGAGAATTTTAGGAATCAATCCTAATTGTAATGTTCAGATCTTCGATACACTTCTCACTGATAAAAATGCATTGGAAATCATTAATCAATTTGATGTTATATGCGATTGCACCGACAATTTTGAAAGCAGATATTTAGTAAATGATGTTAGCACTATTCTAGGCAAGCCTAATGTATATGGAGCAATTGCTCGTTTCGAGGGGCAATCAACAGTTTTCAACCTCAACAAAAATAGTCCTAATTTCAGAGATCTAATACCTATTCCACCACCTAAAGATTTGCTTCCATCATGCTCAGAAGCAGGCGTACTCGGAATACTTCCTGGGATAATAGGGATTATTCAAGCTACAGAATCTATTAAAATAATTACTGGAATAGGGGAGATATTAGATGGCAGAGTTCTGGTTTTTGATGCTCTAAGAATGAAATTTAAAGAGCTTTCATTAAAGAAAAACAAAAGCAATCCTACTATAAAGAAATTAAGTAATTATAAGAATATATATACTCAAAAAAACAATGTTCAATCTTCCATAAAAAATATTTCTGTACAGCAACTAAAGAATCTAATTGATAACAATAATTCTGATATATTACTTTTAGATGTAAGAACGTTAGTGGAAAATAAAATTCAATCGATTTCTAGTTCAATATTAATTCCACTCGAGAATCTCACGAATAAAGAAGATATAGAAAAGATCAATAATATAGCCCTAAAGAAAACAGTATACGTTCATTGTAAGTCTGGCTCTAGGTCAGTTAAAGCAATCGAAATCTTAGGCAAGCATGGTATTCAAGCAATAAATGTTCTTGGAGGTATTGACGCTTGGAATAAAGCTGGTTTTCAAATGAAAAGCTCAATCTAA
- a CDS encoding cob(I)yrinic acid a,c-diamide adenosyltransferase: MESNQDLKTSVKKDKSSKVGGKRSIGIVTASDSNERIHGQLHVYDGDGKGKSQAALGVVLRTIGLGICEQRRTRVLLLRFLKGPGRSYDEDSAIEALQKGFPHLIDQVRTGRADFFTAEESNKFDRNEAKRGWDIAKGAIASALYSVVVLDELNPVLELGLLPIDEVVQAIAARPEGMEIIVTGRAAPPELIKVAELHSEMRAHRRFNPDQSDEDANLVPGGIEIYTGEGKGKSTSALGKALQAIGKGISQDKSHRVLILQWLKGGDGYTEDAAIAALRESYPHLVDHLRSGRDAIVWRGQQQPIDYVEAERAWEIARAAIASGLYKTVILDELNPTVDLELLPVEPIVETLIRKPSETEVIITGRCKNNPPYFDLASVHSEMVCHKHYAEKGIELKRGVDY; encoded by the coding sequence ATGGAGTCAAATCAAGATTTAAAGACTTCAGTGAAAAAGGATAAATCTTCTAAGGTAGGTGGTAAAAGATCTATTGGAATCGTTACTGCTTCTGATAGTAATGAACGAATTCATGGTCAATTACATGTTTATGATGGCGATGGAAAAGGTAAAAGTCAGGCAGCATTAGGTGTTGTTCTCAGAACTATTGGTTTGGGAATTTGTGAACAACGTAGAACTAGAGTCTTATTACTTAGATTTCTTAAAGGTCCTGGCAGGTCATATGATGAAGATTCAGCTATAGAAGCTTTGCAAAAAGGCTTCCCACATTTAATTGATCAAGTAAGGACAGGGAGAGCGGATTTTTTTACTGCTGAAGAATCTAATAAATTTGATCGGAATGAAGCAAAGCGTGGATGGGATATTGCAAAAGGGGCTATAGCAAGTGCTCTTTATTCCGTAGTCGTCCTTGATGAACTTAATCCTGTTTTAGAACTTGGCCTTTTACCTATAGATGAAGTAGTTCAAGCAATAGCAGCTCGACCTGAAGGTATGGAGATTATCGTTACAGGTCGTGCTGCCCCTCCTGAACTTATTAAGGTTGCAGAATTGCATTCTGAAATGAGAGCTCATCGCAGATTTAATCCAGATCAATCTGATGAAGATGCAAATCTAGTGCCTGGTGGCATTGAAATATATACAGGTGAAGGGAAAGGTAAATCTACCAGTGCTTTGGGGAAGGCATTGCAAGCTATTGGTAAAGGGATTAGCCAAGATAAAAGTCATCGCGTGTTGATTTTACAATGGCTTAAAGGTGGTGATGGTTATACAGAGGATGCAGCAATTGCTGCTCTTCGTGAGAGTTACCCGCACTTAGTAGATCACTTGCGTTCAGGAAGAGATGCAATTGTTTGGCGAGGGCAGCAGCAACCCATTGATTATGTTGAGGCAGAACGTGCTTGGGAGATTGCTAGAGCGGCAATTGCGAGTGGGCTATACAAAACAGTAATCCTTGATGAGTTAAACCCTACTGTTGATTTAGAGCTGCTCCCAGTGGAACCGATTGTTGAAACTTTGATTAGAAAACCTTCTGAAACGGAGGTTATTATTACAGGTCGATGTAAGAACAATCCACCTTATTTTGATCTCGCAAGCGTACATTCAGAGATGGTTTGTCATAAGCATTATGCAGAGAAGGGTATTGAATTAAAAAGAGGTGTCGATTATTAG
- a CDS encoding CAAD domain-containing protein has protein sequence MSESPESNQDSNATEAAPSGPTISDRANDFMGQANEVLGKVDWSQMGKYGKAAGIIAVVIIAQILIKVVVDTVNFFPLLPGLLELLGIVVVGQWSWQNLTTSEKRNAVLEKVQNIRKEYLD, from the coding sequence ATGAGTGAAAGTCCTGAGTCAAATCAAGACTCGAATGCTACTGAAGCGGCTCCCTCTGGGCCAACTATTTCAGATCGTGCTAATGACTTTATGGGCCAAGCCAATGAAGTGCTTGGTAAAGTTGATTGGTCTCAAATGGGTAAATACGGTAAGGCTGCAGGCATTATTGCAGTTGTAATTATTGCCCAGATCCTTATCAAAGTAGTAGTTGATACTGTAAACTTTTTCCCACTCTTGCCAGGCTTGTTAGAACTGTTGGGAATAGTTGTAGTTGGCCAATGGAGCTGGCAAAACTTGACAACAAGTGAGAAGCGTAATGCAGTACTTGAAAAAGTGCAAAATATTAGAAAAGAATATCTAGATTAA
- a CDS encoding M67 family metallopeptidase has product MPNPDGERTEPSKETPHPKHVEFHKETEQILKGTLFAVTPQEGCAILIGKLKELSSKRNTAVFQIQLIWPCCNVWTKKIENQLCASLNIEDNVEKELSRVNRFALDPYEQIAAQKWARTKNLKVLGIAHSHPFGSAKPSKIDLSMNFLPNLMIILSGDKTMRGWWLNKPKSKPIEIPIKLKEVEPMFF; this is encoded by the coding sequence ATGCCGAACCCTGATGGAGAGAGGACCGAACCATCGAAAGAAACTCCTCATCCAAAGCATGTTGAATTTCATAAAGAAACAGAACAAATTCTTAAAGGGACTTTATTTGCTGTAACACCTCAAGAAGGGTGCGCGATATTGATAGGCAAATTAAAAGAATTATCAAGTAAAAGAAATACAGCTGTTTTTCAAATCCAATTAATTTGGCCATGTTGTAACGTATGGACTAAAAAAATTGAGAACCAACTTTGTGCTTCTTTAAATATAGAAGACAATGTAGAAAAGGAATTATCGAGAGTGAACAGGTTTGCATTAGACCCGTATGAACAAATTGCCGCCCAAAAATGGGCTCGTACTAAAAACTTAAAAGTTTTAGGGATTGCTCACTCTCACCCTTTTGGGTCAGCCAAGCCTTCAAAAATTGATCTTTCTATGAATTTCTTACCTAATTTAATGATTATCTTAAGTGGAGACAAGACAATGCGAGGATGGTGGCTTAACAAACCAAAAAGCAAACCTATAGAAATACCTATAAAGTTGAAGGAAGTTGAACCAATGTTTTTTTAA